In the genome of Pseudomonas bubulae, one region contains:
- a CDS encoding acyltransferase, producing the protein MDSSNPLWAVLAYGLAIMTSALLLRWSPTIQRNLEHSAQGRYSSVDGLRGYLAFGVFIHHTAITWVFLHTGAFEMPSTRFYAQIGLASVALFFMITAFLFWGRLLEKGREYDWLAFAVSRVFRLYPLYLPLMLLVIVSVFYIQDWTLKDTPLEIAGQILAWLFFDRPDINQFPQTGGLIANVTWTLSYEVFFYMALPLFGMVFLYRSDWRQTALCLIAIYALYQVVGWEHSLKKHILMSFLGGVAAAYWVRTPRLLAWSRTPVAGVIALVVLMAVLTLFRKSFAFFPLLLLTLAFSIIASGHTLFGALAKRSIRWMGEISYSTYLLHGFLIWLMLQRLPLGLPLDTREPLVFLLLAALSSCLLIVLSSLSFLYIEKPGMAAGKRVVRRLRRRTRTTSQVEPE; encoded by the coding sequence CTGGACAGCAGTAACCCCTTGTGGGCGGTGCTGGCCTATGGCCTGGCGATCATGACGTCAGCATTGCTGCTGCGGTGGTCGCCGACCATCCAGCGCAATCTGGAGCACTCAGCTCAAGGCCGCTATAGCAGTGTTGATGGCTTGCGCGGCTATTTGGCCTTTGGTGTGTTCATTCACCATACCGCCATTACCTGGGTGTTCCTGCATACCGGGGCATTTGAAATGCCCTCGACCCGGTTCTACGCCCAGATCGGCCTGGCCAGCGTGGCCTTGTTTTTCATGATCACGGCCTTTCTGTTCTGGGGGCGTTTGCTCGAGAAAGGCCGTGAATACGACTGGCTGGCCTTCGCCGTGTCCCGGGTTTTCCGCCTGTACCCGCTATATTTGCCGCTGATGCTGCTGGTGATTGTCAGCGTGTTCTACATCCAGGACTGGACACTCAAGGACACCCCGCTGGAGATTGCCGGCCAGATACTGGCCTGGCTGTTTTTTGATCGCCCGGACATCAATCAATTCCCGCAAACCGGCGGGCTGATTGCCAACGTCACCTGGACCCTGAGCTACGAAGTGTTCTTCTATATGGCGTTGCCGCTGTTCGGGATGGTGTTTCTGTACCGCAGCGACTGGCGACAGACTGCACTGTGCCTGATCGCCATCTATGCGCTGTATCAGGTGGTAGGTTGGGAGCACTCGCTGAAAAAGCACATTCTGATGAGCTTTCTCGGTGGCGTGGCCGCGGCGTACTGGGTACGCACGCCCAGGCTGCTGGCCTGGAGCCGGACGCCCGTTGCAGGGGTCATTGCATTGGTTGTGCTGATGGCCGTGCTGACCCTGTTCCGCAAGAGCTTTGCGTTCTTCCCGCTGCTGTTGCTTACCCTGGCGTTCTCGATCATCGCCTCCGGGCATACGCTGTTTGGCGCATTGGCCAAGCGCAGCATTCGCTGGATGGGTGAAATCAGCTACAGCACCTACCTGTTACACGGCTTCCTGATCTGGCTGATGTTGCAACGCCTGCCACTGGGGCTGCCACTGGATACCAGAGAGCCGCTGGTGTTCCTGCTGCTGGCGGCCCTGAGCAGCTGCCTGCTGATTGTGCTCAGCAGCCTGAGCTTCCTCTACATCGAGAAGCCGGGCATGGCCGCAGGCAAAAGGGTTGTGCGCCGACTGCGCCGGCGTACCCGGACAACCTCACAGGTCGAGCCGGAATAA